One segment of Panicum virgatum strain AP13 chromosome 1K, P.virgatum_v5, whole genome shotgun sequence DNA contains the following:
- the LOC120699547 gene encoding guanylate-binding protein 7-like, whose amino-acid sequence MMQMLGLRGSASKDRGRGGDASPSSSSAAAAAAAGGTGTPRSPWTPTASSPRSPFAAEAGGEGGGGRPLRLVYCDERGRFRMDPEAVAALQLVKGPVGVVSVCGRARQGKSFILNQLLGRSSGFQVASTHRPCTKGLWMWSAPIKRTALDGTEYSLLLLDSEGIDAYDQTGTYSIQIFSLAVLLSSMFIYNQIGGIDEAALDRLSLVTEMTKHIRVRANGGRSTASELGQFSPIFIWLLRDFYLDLVENDRRITPRDYLEIALRPLDGRGKDISSKNEIRESIRSLFPDRECFTLVRPLNNENELQRLDQIPLEKLRPEFQAGLDELTRFIFERTRPKQVAGTIMTGPVLAGVTQSFLDALNNGAVPTISSSWQSVEEAECRRAYDSAAEIYMSSFVCSRLAEEDALRDAHEAALRKALDAYNTAAVGTGTSRAHYEKVLNNFCRKAFQDYKRNAFLEADKQCSNAIQNMEKKIRAACAAPGVKVSAVIQVLETSLAEYETSCTGPAKWRMLAAFLRQCLEGPILDLCLKLINEAESERTSFALRCRSNEDQLELLKKQLEANEAHKSEYLKRYETAISEKQRTSADLSGHLANLRTKCSTLEERCVSISKELDHVRHECIDWRAKYEQSASQEKAEQDIYVAQLASLESRYSSAEGKLGAAREQAASATEEAAEWKKKYETASLQAKTALERLASVQEQINKIAQERENAIRAEFATHLEEKEEEIRKLLAKIRQAESEESVLTERLQVAESKTQGHNKETAGLKDEIKELMNKLEFLRDRVVSYEKQARMLEQEKSHLQEKFLSECKKYDEAEQRYKSAERDAKKATELADVARTEAIASQKEKDEAQRLSMEKVAVIERIQRQVDRLEQEKVNLLGEVQRMRSSESDAWSKVTLLESRVAEREKEMDDLLSRSNEQRSSTVHVLESLLETERAARAEANKRAEALSLQLQSTQGKLDVLHQELTSIRLAETALDSKLRTTTHGKRLRDKEVGADSVHDMDIDPPERSRKRTKSNTSLLKGIHTDDGGSVHMGEDSVTVSTDMKGGNSDSYKKLTIAKLKEELTKHGFGAQLLELKNPNKDILALYKKLVLCE is encoded by the exons ATGATGCAGATGCTGGGCCTCCGCGGCTCCGCGTCCAAGGACCGGGGCCGCGGGGGCGACGCgtccccgtcctcctcctcggcggcggcggcggcggcggccgggggcacGGGGACCCCGCGCTCGCCGTGGACCCCGACGgcgtcctcgccgcgctcgccgttCGCCGCCGAGGCGGGGGGCGAGGGCGGGGGCGGCCGGCCGCTGCGGCTGGTGTACTGCGACGAGCGCGGCCGGTTCCGGATGGACCCGGAGGCCGTGGCCGCGCTGCAGCTCGTCAAGGGGCCCGTCGGGGTCGTCTCCGTGtgcggccgcgcgcgccaggGGAAGAGCTTCATCCTTAACCAG CTTCTAGGAAGGAGCAGCGGATTTCAAGTAGCAAGTACCCATCGGCCCTGCACCAAGGGCCTTTGGATGTGGAGTGCCCCAATAAAGAGAACTGCCCTTGATGGAACTGAATACAGTCTTCTGCTACTTGACAGTGAGGGCATTGATGCCTACGATCAGACG GGCACCTACAGCATTCAGATTTTTTCTTTGGCGGTCCTACTATCGAGCATGTTCATATACAATCAG ATAGGTGGTATAGATGAGGCAGCCCTTGATCGCCTTTCACTTGTTACTGAAATGACCAAGCATATCCGTGTGAGGGCTAATGGTGGGAGGTCTACTGCATCTGAGCTTGGGCAATTTTCACCTATCTTCATCTGGCTACTGAGG GATTTTTATCTAGATTTAGTGGAAAATGATAGAAGGATAACTCCACGGGATTACTTGGAAATTGCGCTGAGGCCTCTTGACGGTAGAGGAAAGGATATTTCTTCAAAGAATGAG ATCCGTGAATCCATCCGTTCGCTCTTTCCTGATAGAGAATGTTTCACATTGGTGCGCCCATTGAACAATGAAAATGAACTTCAGCGTCTAGATCAGATTCCT CTAGAGAAATTACGGCCTGAATTTCAAGCTGGACTGGATGAATTAACAAGGTTTATTTTTGAGAGGACAAGGCCTAAGCAAGTTGCTGGTACAATCATGACAGGACCGGTACTAGCTGGTGTTACACAGTCCTTCCTGGATGCATTAAATAATGGTGCTGTGCCTACCATATCATCCTCTTGGCAG AGCGTAGAAGAAGCAGAATGCCGAAGAGCATATGATTCTGCTGCAGAGATTTACATGTCATCTTTCGTCTGCAGCAGATTAGCTGAAGAA GATGCTTTAAGGGATGCACATGAAGCTGCTTTAAGAAAGGCACTTGATGCATACAATACTGCTGCTGTTGGAACTGGTACTTCACGTGCTCACTATGAGAAAGTTCTTAACAATTTCTGCAGAAAGGCATTTCAG GATTACAAAAGGAATGCTTTCTTAGAGGCTGATAAGCAGTGCTCAAATGCTATACAAAATATGGAGAAGAAGATCCGAGCAGCATGTGCTGCTCCTGGAGTCAAAGTTTCTGCTGTGATTCAG GTCCTGGAAACTTCACTAGCTGAATATGAAACTTCTTGTACTGGCCCAGCGAAATGGAGAATGCTTGCAGCATTTTTAAGACAGTG TTTGGAAGGGCCAATATTGGACCTCTGCTTGAAGTTAATAAATGAAGCTGAATCAGAGAGGACTTCTTTTGCTCTAAGATGTCGGTCAAATGAGGACCAACTGGAACTTTTAAAGAAGCAACTTGAAGCTAATGAGGCACACAAATCTGAATATCTCAAGCGCTATGAAACTGCCATAAGTGAAAAACAGAGAACCTCTGCTGATCTTAGTGGGCATCTTGCAAACCTGAGGACCAAGTGTAGCACATTAGAAGAACGCTGTGTAAGCATATCTAAAGAACTTGACCATGTCCGACATGAATGCATTGATTGGAGAGCAAAGTATGAGCAATCTGCTTCTCAGGAAAAAGCTGAACAAGATATATATGTTGCTCAGTTGGCCTCTCTTGAGTCTAGATACAGCTCTGCAGAGGGAAAGTTGGGCGCAGCTCGTGAACAAGCAGCCTCTGCCACAGAGGAGGCTGCAGAATGGAAGAAGAAATATGAAACAGCTTCTCTGCAGGCTAAAACTGCATTGGAGAGATTAGCATCAGTGCAAGAACAGATTAACAAAATTGCACAAGAAAGGGAGAATGCTATAAGGGCAGAATTTGCCACACATTTGGAGGAAAAG GAAGAAGAAATAAGGAAATTACTTGCAAAGATTAGACAGGCGGAGAGTGAAGAAAGTGTATTGACGGAGCGCTTGCAG GTTGCAGAGTCAAAAACACAGGGCCATAACAAGGAAACTGCAGGCTTGaaggatgaaatcaaagaattaatgaacaaattagaATTTCTAAGAGATAGAGTGGTATCATATGAAAAGCAAGCTAGAATGCTTGAACAAGAAAAAAGCCATCTTCAAGAGAAGTTCTTGTCTGAATGTAAGAAATATGATGAGGCAGAACAAAGATACAAATCTGCAGAAAGGGATGCAAAGAAAGCTACTGAGTTGGCTGACGTGGCTCGAACAGAGGCTATTGCATCCCAGAAAGAGAAGGATGAGGCACAGCGGTTATCGATGGAAAAGGTAGCAGTTATTGAGAGAATTCAAAGACAGGTTGACAGACTAGAGCAGGAAAAAGTTAATCTATTGGGTGAAGTCCAGAGGATGCGTAGTTCTGAATCTGATGCCTGGTCCAAGGTTACTTTGCTTGAGAGTAGGGTTGCTGAGAGGGAGAAAGAAATGGATGATTTACTGAGCCGTAGCAATGAACAAAGGTCCAGTACTGTCCATGTCCTCGAGAGTCTACTGGAAACGGAACGTGCAGCTAGAGCTGAAGCCAATAAGCGTGCGGAGGCCTTATCTCTGCAGCTGCAATCCACCCAAGGTAAACTTGATGTACTCCATCAGGAGTTGACATCAATCCGTCTTGCTGAGACTGCACTTGATAGCAAGCTTCGGACCACTACTCATGGAAAAAGGCTGCGAGATAAGGAAGTAGGCGCCGACTCTGTCCACGATATGGACATCGATCCTCCAGAGAGGAGTAGAAAAAGAACCAAGAGCAACACAAGCCTGTTAAAGGGTATACATACTGATGATGGTGGTTCTGTTCATATGGGAGAAGACAGTGTCACAGTTAGTACGGATATGAAGGGCGGCAACTCAGATAGTTACAAAAAGTTAACCATTGCAAAACTGAAAGAGGAGCTAACCAAGCATGGATTTGGTGCTCAGTTGCTAGAGCTAAAGAATCCTAACAAGGACATACTCGCGCTTTATAAGAAGCTTGTTCTGTGCGAGTAA